The genomic stretch CGCCGATTGACAGATAACTCTGCAGAGCAGAGTATTCTGCAGAAGCAGGAGCTAGTGATTTGATTTCGATCACACAAAGGCAACCGACAGGACCCGCAATTGCCGGGTCACCTGGCGACAGTCCAGGGTTTTGCCGCAGTGGAGCCTATTGGTGAGCGCCGACGAGATCATCCATCAGAGCACACGGCTGAGGATCATGGCCGTCCTGAACACGCTGGAAAGGCGTGAGGCACTGGAGTTCACCCAGTTGAAGGCCATGATCGAAACCACTGATGGGAATCTCGGAGCACATCTCGATACGCTGGCCAGGGCAGGCTATGTCGATGTCGAGAAGCTTTTCGTCGGGCGACGGCCGCAGACCCGGGTCAAGGCAACGACGATTGGGCGGCGGGCCTTTCGCGGCCATATCGCTTTTCTCCGCAAGATCATCGACCAG from Mesorhizobium sp. 113-3-3 encodes the following:
- a CDS encoding transcriptional regulator, which codes for MSADEIIHQSTRLRIMAVLNTLERREALEFTQLKAMIETTDGNLGAHLDTLARAGYVDVEKLFVGRRPQTRVKATTIGRRAFRGHIAFLRKIIDQAEPAQRRK